AACTGCAAAGTAACTTTAGATAACATGGAACTTCTATAGAACCGAAGACTTGAGCACTAAATTTTAGCCAACGCATGTTAGCATTCCACGTGTAATAAGAATGGTCAAAATAATCATGTTTTCATCTATGCATGTACTATATAATTACAATAAGGATTAATTCAACTTACTAAAGTTCTATCATATTACACTGAAGTgtcttgatttattttcttaattatttcaccttttttttgtttcttgggAATGGAGAGTATCGGCAACACATTTTCCTATTTTTCACGATAAGATgcgtttaatttgtttttatgtatttttttacttagGGTCTATTTAGAAGagtttgtttataatttatttattggatTTATCTTAATTATGACACAGGTATTTGTTTAAGTGTTTATGAGagtgtataaaaaaatgttatgataTATTCACAAGTTGTTTTCAGCTTCTGTAAGATAACTTATGAATACAGATTACAACTTATATCAAAATAACTCAACTGTACTTTCTCTTTGATTATAAGTAGAGTAGTTATTCAATAAGTACTTAATTAAGCTGTTTGGCCAAACAAACCCAGTCGAAGACAATTGTATTCTTTTGCTTCAATttgattatgatattttttatcaactatttttctctgtttttgaaACTCTAGAGTAGGTAGGAATTTTATGCGTTAATTCTTTAGTGTAAACTTGTTAAAAGGCTTTCAAGGAAAAATAAGTAGCCATATTAAGATTGTATGATTTctatgatattaattaattaggtcaAAGGCAAATGGGTGTAGATATTTTCAACTCTTAAAAGTTTCACGAATCTCACAGCAATTGGTGTAGCAGTTTTCGCATATTGAGGTAGAGAACCACTTCAAACAGGTTGATTTGCTACACCAAATGAAATTGTACCTGCTTGGAAAAATTCTGTAGACAAAAACAAAACCTAAGAAGGAAGGTAATGGACattgcttcttcttttgataTGTAGGATTCTGATAGTGCCTGAATTTTAGATTCTGaactaaaattgattgaaatgtCCAGAGAGAGACATTGTTTATATATCAGTCATCAGTGGCCAATTTGGCAACTGACTAGCTAGCTTGAGCAGACAAACAAAAGTAACTAGTAACTGTATAAGACTGATATATGCTAACTAAATAACTCAATTCATCTAACTGCTAACTCAATTCGTAATATGGcaacaataatatatttacatgtATACGAAAAATAATGGAAGAAACAAGAATGATAGAATTAATGGGTGTACAGGCTCAACACTTTTTTTGGGTCCGTGGCTCAAGGCTTTATATAGCCATGAATAGTCAAAGAATGCGGGCTGTTGCTTCCTGTACcccttttttggtttccaaaatAGCCAATCCggaaatgtaaaattacattccgGAATGTACCTCCTATTTTGGAGGTGTAGGAAGCAATAGCCTAGAGTGTGTAGGAAGCAATAGCCTAGAGTGTGTCGTTTACTTTGTTTTTCAAGTCCATTGCAAGGAAACATAAAGGCAAAAGACATCCCAGGCCCAAACGAAAAGGCTCAGCTCCCACACAATACAGTAGTGGTTGTTGCTCTCTGCATTctttctagtattttttttacttttggatTGGTCattttaaaagctaaaaaagagatACAGAAAGCAACTTAGAGATACAGGAAATATCAGCCTACAGCAGTTTTACAAGGCATCAAAGCTAGAAAAACACAAGCATTTGTGGTAGAAACAACCTTGAGATATACTTTTCTTTTTGGGCCTGTCTTGTTTgtctatcaaatcaaagatcaattcatttgttgatgttTTAAGGAACATAAACAATGCTGATTTTCAACGATCaaaatgaaagggaaaaaaGGAGACATAATTTAAGTACGATAGGGTatgttttattatgtttttgtttttagtttctaaaaactatttgataaaataatttttaaaaaatagaaggaaaGAAATACGTAAAggtgtaagaaaaattaatagtataaaagtgaaagtaaaaaactaaaataacactATAGTGGGCcgggattttaattttaaaaattgaaataaaaaaatactaattttaaaaacagaaaacagtttaaaaataatactcaATAAACAgtataaaatactaattttcctttccttctttcttaATCATACAATCCATCTTATATCTCTTCTTTCTTAATCATACAATTGATCTTATATCTCCAGAATAACTATTTTCTGTCACATTAATGTTCAATTCCCAACCAAAATAACATCCAATAGCATATAGTATATCATACATATTTATAAACAGTTATTGTTTCCAAGCCTTCACATGATACAAGGAATTGTGTTAATGCAAGAAAGAGTAACATCAGCATTCATAGATTCATTTGAAGGAAGCCTGTCGATCCCAATTAGGGAGTGAGCAATCTGAATTAATACTGAGATCCTTGATAGTTGTTCGGCTTGATTTTATAGGCACTGAAAGTCCCTTAAAGCTTGGTGATCTTTGCTGCTGGTTAACACTGAGCTTGCCCACCCTACCATTACTAAGCATTTCACTGTTAATAGAAGATGCAATGGATAGCTTTTTCTTGCATGGTGAATAGCTATCAGAGTTCATGTCCACATTCCCCCCAGTCCTTATTTTTGGGGAGCTTGTTGATCTTGCTTTTGCTTTTGCTGATTCTGTTGCAGCCATGTATGCTGGAGTTGCAGGAGAGCTTAAAAATGAGTGGTCCTCTCCCACTGAACACTGCCTCCTATGAGGAAAAGATCTTCTTGAACCAAGTATTGGAGAATCCAATCCTTCAACTGGATTTTGTCTCTGAATATTACTTCTCAGCTTAAGTTGCCTTCCTCCATATTCCTCCCCAGCTCTAGAATGTGAGCTAAAAACTGAGTCTAAATCTTCAAGCTCTTTACTCTTTGAAAGTTGTGTATCTACCCACTGCTCTAGCCAGTACCTCCATCTTCCATTTACTTTACTTCTTTCTGACTCTGCTGACCTCTGAGAGGGGTTTATGTATGTTAGTTTTAGAACCTTAATGTGCAAAAGAACAAGGCAAAAAACATATGAAAGAGCTAGGAGCTTACTCTGTGGTTAAATGAGTAttcttttgttctttctctCTTGCTTGTGCAAGAGGTGTCTACCTCTTCCTTCAATACAGTGCTTTCATCCCACTTTCTTTCACTGTTTGAGTCCATCTGAAAATGAGAAAACCATGTTTCAAATTCTAAATAGTACAAGGATAAGTAACAGCTACAATGTAATGTAATTGATAAAATGCTGAATGAGGTTATGCAAGTGGAACTTTGTGTTTTCAATGTGAATTATCGAGCTAATAACCTGTTACGCTCACCCTAATTATTTTGTCTTTAGAATCTTgcatctcttcattttcagagtAATCAC
Above is a window of Glycine soja cultivar W05 chromosome 12, ASM419377v2, whole genome shotgun sequence DNA encoding:
- the LOC114378094 gene encoding protein IQ-DOMAIN 14-like isoform X1, producing the protein MAKKKSWFSLVKRLFIWDTHSTQDKKEKRRKWIFGRLKSKRLPSIKAPLPSKGTTLSEAEQEQSKHALTVAIASAAAAEAAVTAAHAAAEVVRLTGQRKENSEESQPVKTRNGAPQSTYQCQREIKESAAAIKIQTAFRGYLARKALRALKGIVKLQAIIRGRAVRRQAMSTLKCLQSIVSIQSQVCARRLQMVEGRCDYSENEEMQDSKDKIIRMDSNSERKWDESTVLKEEVDTSCTSKRERTKEYSFNHRRSAESERSKVNGRWRYWLEQWVDTQLSKSKELEDLDSVFSSHSRAGEEYGGRQLKLRSNIQRQNPVEGLDSPILGSRRSFPHRRQCSVGEDHSFLSSPATPAYMAATESAKAKARSTSSPKIRTGGNVDMNSDSYSPCKKKLSIASSINSEMLSNGRVGKLSVNQQQRSPSFKGLSVPIKSSRTTIKDLSINSDCSLPNWDRQASFK
- the LOC114378094 gene encoding protein IQ-DOMAIN 14-like isoform X2, whose product is MAKKKSWFSLVKRLFIWDTHSTQDKEKRRKWIFGRLKSKRLPSIKAPLPSKGTTLSEAEQEQSKHALTVAIASAAAAEAAVTAAHAAAEVVRLTGQRKENSEESQPVKTRNGAPQSTYQCQREIKESAAAIKIQTAFRGYLARKALRALKGIVKLQAIIRGRAVRRQAMSTLKCLQSIVSIQSQVCARRLQMVEGRCDYSENEEMQDSKDKIIRMDSNSERKWDESTVLKEEVDTSCTSKRERTKEYSFNHRRSAESERSKVNGRWRYWLEQWVDTQLSKSKELEDLDSVFSSHSRAGEEYGGRQLKLRSNIQRQNPVEGLDSPILGSRRSFPHRRQCSVGEDHSFLSSPATPAYMAATESAKAKARSTSSPKIRTGGNVDMNSDSYSPCKKKLSIASSINSEMLSNGRVGKLSVNQQQRSPSFKGLSVPIKSSRTTIKDLSINSDCSLPNWDRQASFK